Genomic segment of Avibacterium volantium:
GCGTTGGCACAATCACGGCAACAAAAGCCACGGTGAGCGAGAGCAGAATTGTGATTGGAATCACAGGTAAGCGCAAATCAATATAGGCTTTAAACACGGTGATACCGAGAATTTGTGCTAGTAAATACCCTAAGATTAGCCCCACGACAATAGCACAAAATGCGATAAGTAAAATTTCTGTGCCAATTTGCTTAATAATATCTTGCTGTTTTGCACCTAAGGCTTTTTGCAGCGCAAATTCTTTCGCTCGTTCGCCTACAATGGCAATTAAGGTGGTGTTCACGCAAAGGGTGGCGAGAATTAAAATCACCACTGAAATCAAGCCCATTAAGCCTTTGATTTTATCCAAAATTTGCCCTTCTGAGGCAGACACTTTTAGAATCGGGCGAATGGCAAGATCAGGATAGCGCTGTTGTAATTGTTGGGCGAATTGACTGACTTGTCCTTGATCGTTTTTCACATTGAGAAGCGCATTGGTGATTAAGCCCGTTTTATCTAGCCATTGTTGGGCAAATTCAAGATTGACAATCAGCATATTGTCCGTGGCATCACCACTTTCTACAATAGCTTTAATGGTAAAGTGGTGCTTTTCTGTTCCTTTGTTCAAGGTGATTTTATCGCCAAGGTTCAGGTTTAACCGTTGGGCAAGGGATTTGCCGATCATCGCATTGCGATCATCAAAATTCACCCCAATGGGTGATCCTGTGATTTGCCAATAAGGGGAAAGGGTTCGCATTGCATCAAACCACACGCCCATTATCACCACTTTTTCTAAATCTGCCCGTGCCACGCCATAAAGGTAAGGACTAGCGGCCGTAATTAAGCCTTGCGGTGCTTGGCTGAGAATTTGGTTGAAATCTTTTTCGTTCATCAAGCCACTGCTGTTTGAACCGATGTAAAAATTGGCCCCAAAGGTGCGCAGTTCTTGGCTCATTTTGGTGTTGATGTCGAAATACACCGCAGCCATTGCAGTAACGATACTTGCGCCGACAGTGAGTGCTGCGAAAATAATCATCACCCGTTGCAAGCGCAAGCGTAACGCATTGATAATTAAACGCCAAAACATTGTGCGCGCGTTGATTGAATGGGCATTATTGGCGGCCATACAACACCTCCACAGGATAAAGCTGAGCAATGCGATGAGCAGGGAACCAAGTGCCGATTAAGGCAATGATCATTGACAGTACCAACACGCAAGGCACTACGATCCAAGCGAAATCTAAAGGCGAGCCGAATAGGGTAATGCCGATAAATTTGGCCAACCCCCAACCTGCTACGCAACCAAGCGCACCACCGAGTAGGGCGCTGATAATGGCTTCGCAATAAAATAGTAAGACAATTTGCCATTGGTAAGCCCCAAGGGCTTTCATCAAGCCGATTTCTTTACTGCGTTCAATAATGGTGGTGGTCATCAACGAAGCAATCCCCATCGCCGCAGCGACTAATGCCGCAACGGTTACCACCGCGAGCAAGAGCTGGATTTTTTCAATTACCACTCCTTCAGAAGCCGCAACTTGCCAAATTGGGCGAACGACTGCGCCTGAAATGGCTTCTTCTAACTGATGAGAAATTGAAGACACATAAGCGGTGCAATACCAGCGATCGTATTCTTCGGCGGCTAAGGCATCGGGGTTATCTCGGGCTTTGCGCGAAAGTTTATTTTCTGGCACGGTAAGCGCGGAAACCTTGATCGCTTGCACTTTGCCAGATAAATTTAACAAATTTTGCACCGCACTTAAGGGCAGCACGAGCTGTTGTTCTTCCGCGCCACCGGTACTTAAAATCCCGACAATATGAAGATCAAGCTGGCGTTGCGTTTCGCCCTCGTGATAATTCAGTTGAATTTGATCACCGATTTTCCACCGCGTGCGATTGGCTAATTGATTGCCTAAAAGTGCGGGGATATTTTCGCCAATATTTTTCTGGCTATCGTCCACCCATTGCCCTTGCACTTTCCAATAAGGGCTAATAATGCGTTGCCCAGTGTGGTAGTCATCTTCATCAGGAATGGCAATGGGACGATCGAAAAATGTGCCTAAAATGCTGATGTTATGGGTATTGTTCTGCGTCAGATTTTTGCCTTCCACTTCTGCACTGAGCAGTGGCGCAAAGCCCACAATGTTATTACGCCAGAAAATATCTTTCACATTGGGCAATTCTTTTTCATCTAAAAAATCCTGCGTGGAAAGGCTGTTTCCTCCGTTTATTTCTGCGGAAAGCACCGCACTGCTGGCAGGTTCGATCAAAATATTAGCGCCATAGGATTTCAGCTCACGCGCCATTTTATCGCCAATATCAATGGACACCGCAAGCAGGGCAGAAACCAGCCCCGCGGCGAGAAAAATAGTCATAATGGCGAGCAATTTGCGCTTTAAACCGTGCCGCCAAGATTGCAATAACATTCGACTGAGCATTAGGGATTTTCCTCTTTCGCCACATAATTTTCAGGGTGATCGCGGAAAGCATTGAGATTTTGTTCGTTGGCAAAGAAATAGGTTTTGCCCGCATAATTATATTTATGCTCCGCTGTGGTATTTTTCAATGTTGTGCCGTCCACAGGATCTTTCACCGTTAATTCCACAATGGTGGAAAAATAGTTTAAGCCGTCTTCAAGGCTTTTTTTGCTGATGATCACTTCGCTGTCCGTTTGCTGCCAATCTTCAATCGGAACAGGGTTACAGCCGCCCGGTTTGCCGATGGACGGAATAAACATTCGCACGCCACAGCCCACGCAAACTACTTGATCCCCTTCCATGACATAGCCTTGATCGCCGCATAAAATGCAAGCGTCAAATACCGCGGCTAGGCTGAGATTTTTGCTTGAGCGGTTGATCAGGAAAAAACGCACCGCTTTGCCGTCACTGGCGATCCATACAAAGCGGTGTAGCTTGCCGTCTTTCACTTCTTCAATCGGAATATGAATGCGGTTTTGTTTATCGAGCGTAACAGGTTTTGCTTCAGAAAGTTGCGGTGGGCGAGAAGCGATTTGATCCCAATAAAGTTGCGCAGAAACAATGGTCAATAAGGCGATGCTTCCCCAGAAAAGCGTGCGTTGGCTGGTTTGTAATAGGGCTAATTTTTTCCGTTTTTCAATGGGGTGAAGCGTATTGTTTACCACAGTTTTGTTGGCAGAATGGATTTTAAGCGCAAATAAAATCAGGCTTAATGCGGTAAGTGCGGCGATAAAATAATTGCTATAACTGATTAAATTGCTGGATTTTGCCACGAAACTTAACCGCGCTTTGGTGAGATCAATCACTTGTAATTTTATCAAGCCAAGTAATACTTCACCGATTAAAGGCAAGAGTAAAAATAGGGTAGTGAGCGAAATCAGCAAAAAGGGAAGAGCGGTGCATTTTTTCGCTGTTTTTGTTTGTTTTAATAAAAGATAAAGCCAAGATGCAAATAAAAAGCAAAATATTAGGGCAAAAATCACCGCACTTAGGTGCAGGATAAAATCCGTGTTAATCACGTCCGTGTTGGTAATGGCGGAAATATTCGGATCGCGCGCCCATAGCACACCTGCGGCAAAACAAAGCACAAATTGGCAAAAATATGCGAGCTTGTTTGAACGGATAAAATGGGCAAGATAAAACAGCGCAAAAATCGCCATTAAGAAAATACTTAGCCCCAGTTTCATCGATTGAGAAGCAGGCAACTGCAAATAACCCACCGCCCCACAACTAAGCCCCAGCAGAGAAAACCAAAGGATTCGTTTTAAATTAAGGTTGTCATATTTCAGCCAATTCACGCCTAATAACAAAGCAATCGGCAAAACAGATTGAAGGAAAAAAACGAAGTAGTAGTTCATAATAATCTCAATCAAAAATCTAAATTTTTCTAATTATTCTGCTAACAAAACAATGAGAAAAATCGTATTTGAGTAACTTTAGTAACAATGAAACCTAGCACAGACGTGCTAGGTTAATTTTTATTTATTTTGCTGATTGAAAATGGATTATTTCAACCCAGTAAATTTAAACTCATAGCTTACATCAAAAGGTTTCCACCAGCGGCCTACACCTGTTTCACTGTCGGTGTGGCGGTGCATACCGGCTTTTGATGGTGGGTCGATGTGGTAGGTGACTTTGTAGTTACCCACGCCCATCATTTTTACGTTTGCACCATAATGTGGGCCATCGCCTGCGACCATTGGCATAAACGTGCCTTCTTGTTTTTCACCAGTGTCGGTGTTTACCAAGGTGTAAGCGATGGTTAAATATGGCATCCATTCGCCTTCGCCAAAACCGTTGTCGTTGCCTTTGGTAGCGTGAATATCTGCTTCAAGGTGAATGTCTGAGTCCTTAGCAGATAAGCCCATTCCACGCGGTTCCATATCAATAGGCTGTAAATAAACGGCAGCAATTTCCATACCATTCATTGTTACCGCTTCACCAATTGGGTATTCTTTGAAGGCAAGGGCTGAAGGGGCAGTTAAAATTCCTGCTAATAAAGTCGCTGCAACGAATGTTTTTTTCATAGGAACTCCTATTTATTAAAGGTTAAAAATCAATATTAAGCCTGTTTTTTGCTTTGGTGTTTCATATAGAACAAAGCAAAAACGGCTGCGATAAGTAAAATAGCCTGAGGCGTTAGGGTTTCAATGTAAGGATAAATGCCGAGCCACGAAATTTCTGGCACATTGGCAACCAGTGTTGGCTCAAACAGTTTTCCTTCAATCAGTTCTAGCACCGATTTTCCTGCGAAAATAAATGCCATTAAATACATAAAAGAACCAGTAAACATAAAGAACGGTTTTAGTGGCAACTTCACCACCGAATAACGCATAATCACATAGCAAATAGCAAGTACCACAACGCCCGCCACAATGCCAGCGAATAAATACACATAACTCATCGCGTTAGTGGCATCGCCAACCAGTGCATAATAGAACAACACGGTTTCTGCGCCCTCGCGATATACGGCAAGGAAACTGGTGATCCATAAACCAATGAGCGATCCGGTACTGAGCGCGGCGGACAGTTTTCCTTCTAAATAGCGTTTCCAATTTTGTGCTTCCACTTTGGAAAGTAGCCAATAGCTCATCATAAAGAGCATTACCACGGCAATCATCATCGTGAAACCTTCGAGTAATTCACGGCTTGCCCCCGAATTAGAGAACACCAGTTGGAAAATAGCCGCGGTGATAACACTGGCAATCAACGCCACATAGACCGATTGTTTAATTACTGGCAATTTATCTTGATGATTGTTTTTCACTAAATAAGCTACAATCGCTGCCACAATCAGCAAGGCTTCTAAGCCCTCACGCAGCATAATTAAGAAGCTATAAAGGAACATTGCCCAATCGCTTTGTTGATTGCCTTGCAACATTTCCACCGCTTTATTTAGGTTTTGTGCTAAACCTTGTGCTTGTTGATGCAGTTGTTCAGCGGGCTGATTAGCTTTCATCAGGCTCACTAAGCGAGTGAAGTAGCCCTCAATTTCTGTTTTAAAATTGCTATCGCGCGAACCAATTTTGTTTTCCATTCCGCTATTTTCAAAAATATCGAAATAAGTATCTTGCACCGCAAGCATCGCTTTTTTGTTTTCGCCTTTTTCAAACAGGGCAATGGCATTTTTGATCCCCGCATTAACCTGAGTTGCCACCTCGCTCCAGTTTTGCTTATCAGAAAAATCTTGCGAATTTTGCACCGCACTTTGCGTTGTTGCCTGTGCCGCTTTGGTGGTTGGCAGTTGCGGGAGCTGTTCTTCAATATCTTGTAACAGAGTGGTGATTTGATAGCCTAACGCATTAATTTGCTCGGGTTGCTCGCTGAGTTTAATCAAATCGTAAAACTGTTGATTAATGCTCGCCGAAGCCGCGGCGGAACGATTTTTACGAATGGACATTTCCATTTCGCTATTTTTATAGCCATCATATTGAGCTTGCTGAATGCGTTTCTTTGCCTGAGCAAATTCCCCTTTTTGATAGTCGCCAATTGCTTGGGCGAGTAAATCATCAATGATTTTAAAACTTTCTTGCCAATAAGGAGCGATTTCTTCGTGTTGATACACATCGTGTTGCGTGGACGCGTTGAGCTGATGCCCTTGCTCTAAAACGGGTAAAACCGCTTGAAGGTCTTGTTTGAGTTGATTGATTTTTGCCTGCACCTCATTCAGCGGTTTCCCCTCACCAATCATTTTACGAATTTCCCCAAACATCGCTTCCATTTGGTAGCTTTTTTGTGCGGAAAAGTTAATGCGAATCGGACCCTCTAAATTCTCAAATACTTCAAAATAAGCCATTTGCACTTCGGTGCGTGCATCATCAATTTGCTTTTCTTGGTAAAGCTGAGCGGTTTTATCAAGACGGTTTTCAATGTCTTGTACCCATTGTTGATAGTTTTCAGAAGCGAAGGAGAAAGAAGTAAAAAAGAGTAAAGTTAAGCACAGCAGATAACGACAATAACGCAAAAACACCATTTTTATTCTCTAATCTAAATAAAAGTTATTCTTATTTCCGCACTATTATCCGCCTATTAAAATATTTATCAAGTAGAAAAAACAGGCATTTTGCCTTTCTTGATGAAGATCAAGTTCTTGCTGACGATTAACCTTTTGATTTTTATTTGAACTTCCGTTACACTGTTTTGCATTAGTCGGGGTGCTTATTTAAGCTGAGATGATACCCGTGAACCTGATACAGCTAATACTGACGTAGGAAACTAATTATGCAAACGCTTCTTTTCTTATTAAATTCTCACCGCACTTCTTTTATTTTTAACGGCTTTTTTCCATCACGTTGATTGGTGAATGAACGATGAAAGCCATCGAAATTTCCGATCTTAAACTCAGTTTTGCTGAGCAACCTTTGTTTGAGCATTTTCATTTTAGCGTATTACAAGGGGAGTGGGTGGCGTTGCTTGGCGCATCAGGCGTGGGGAAATCAACCTTATTGCGTGCTATTGCTGGGTTAGAAAATCAAGCGATTGTGCAAGGGCGTATTCAATGTTCTGGCAATATCGCTTGGCTTGCGCAGCAGGATAGTTTGTATCCTTGGCTGTCTATTTTAGATAATGTTCAGCTTTATCAGCATCTTACTCATAGCAAAACGAAAAAAACGGAAGAAAAAGCCCGCACTTTATTAAGGGCGGTGAAAATGGAGCAACATTTGCATAAGCCTTGCTATCAGCTTTCTGGTGGACAGCGGCAGCGCGTGGCGTTGGCCCGAACGCTAATGCAAGATGCAGAGATTATTTTAATGGACGAACCCTTTTCCG
This window contains:
- a CDS encoding ABC transporter permease, which translates into the protein MFWRLIINALRLRLQRVMIIFAALTVGASIVTAMAAVYFDINTKMSQELRTFGANFYIGSNSSGLMNEKDFNQILSQAPQGLITAASPYLYGVARADLEKVVIMGVWFDAMRTLSPYWQITGSPIGVNFDDRNAMIGKSLAQRLNLNLGDKITLNKGTEKHHFTIKAIVESGDATDNMLIVNLEFAQQWLDKTGLITNALLNVKNDQGQVSQFAQQLQQRYPDLAIRPILKVSASEGQILDKIKGLMGLISVVILILATLCVNTTLIAIVGERAKEFALQKALGAKQQDIIKQIGTEILLIAFCAIVVGLILGYLLAQILGITVFKAYIDLRLPVIPITILLSLTVAFVAVIVPTRRALEIQTANVLKGE
- a CDS encoding ABC transporter permease — translated: MLSRMLLQSWRHGLKRKLLAIMTIFLAAGLVSALLAVSIDIGDKMARELKSYGANILIEPASSAVLSAEINGGNSLSTQDFLDEKELPNVKDIFWRNNIVGFAPLLSAEVEGKNLTQNNTHNISILGTFFDRPIAIPDEDDYHTGQRIISPYWKVQGQWVDDSQKNIGENIPALLGNQLANRTRWKIGDQIQLNYHEGETQRQLDLHIVGILSTGGAEEQQLVLPLSAVQNLLNLSGKVQAIKVSALTVPENKLSRKARDNPDALAAEEYDRWYCTAYVSSISHQLEEAISGAVVRPIWQVAASEGVVIEKIQLLLAVVTVAALVAAAMGIASLMTTTIIERSKEIGLMKALGAYQWQIVLLFYCEAIISALLGGALGCVAGWGLAKFIGITLFGSPLDFAWIVVPCVLVLSMIIALIGTWFPAHRIAQLYPVEVLYGRQ
- a CDS encoding Fe-S-containing protein gives rise to the protein MNYYFVFFLQSVLPIALLLGVNWLKYDNLNLKRILWFSLLGLSCGAVGYLQLPASQSMKLGLSIFLMAIFALFYLAHFIRSNKLAYFCQFVLCFAAGVLWARDPNISAITNTDVINTDFILHLSAVIFALIFCFLFASWLYLLLKQTKTAKKCTALPFLLISLTTLFLLLPLIGEVLLGLIKLQVIDLTKARLSFVAKSSNLISYSNYFIAALTALSLILFALKIHSANKTVVNNTLHPIEKRKKLALLQTSQRTLFWGSIALLTIVSAQLYWDQIASRPPQLSEAKPVTLDKQNRIHIPIEEVKDGKLHRFVWIASDGKAVRFFLINRSSKNLSLAAVFDACILCGDQGYVMEGDQVVCVGCGVRMFIPSIGKPGGCNPVPIEDWQQTDSEVIISKKSLEDGLNYFSTIVELTVKDPVDGTTLKNTTAEHKYNYAGKTYFFANEQNLNAFRDHPENYVAKEENP
- a CDS encoding iron transporter, with the translated sequence MKKTFVAATLLAGILTAPSALAFKEYPIGEAVTMNGMEIAAVYLQPIDMEPRGMGLSAKDSDIHLEADIHATKGNDNGFGEGEWMPYLTIAYTLVNTDTGEKQEGTFMPMVAGDGPHYGANVKMMGVGNYKVTYHIDPPSKAGMHRHTDSETGVGRWWKPFDVSYEFKFTGLK
- a CDS encoding FTR1 family iron permease — encoded protein: MVFLRYCRYLLCLTLLFFTSFSFASENYQQWVQDIENRLDKTAQLYQEKQIDDARTEVQMAYFEVFENLEGPIRINFSAQKSYQMEAMFGEIRKMIGEGKPLNEVQAKINQLKQDLQAVLPVLEQGHQLNASTQHDVYQHEEIAPYWQESFKIIDDLLAQAIGDYQKGEFAQAKKRIQQAQYDGYKNSEMEMSIRKNRSAAASASINQQFYDLIKLSEQPEQINALGYQITTLLQDIEEQLPQLPTTKAAQATTQSAVQNSQDFSDKQNWSEVATQVNAGIKNAIALFEKGENKKAMLAVQDTYFDIFENSGMENKIGSRDSNFKTEIEGYFTRLVSLMKANQPAEQLHQQAQGLAQNLNKAVEMLQGNQQSDWAMFLYSFLIMLREGLEALLIVAAIVAYLVKNNHQDKLPVIKQSVYVALIASVITAAIFQLVFSNSGASRELLEGFTMMIAVVMLFMMSYWLLSKVEAQNWKRYLEGKLSAALSTGSLIGLWITSFLAVYREGAETVLFYYALVGDATNAMSYVYLFAGIVAGVVVLAICYVIMRYSVVKLPLKPFFMFTGSFMYLMAFIFAGKSVLELIEGKLFEPTLVANVPEISWLGIYPYIETLTPQAILLIAAVFALFYMKHQSKKQA
- a CDS encoding ABC transporter ATP-binding protein translates to MKAIEISDLKLSFAEQPLFEHFHFSVLQGEWVALLGASGVGKSTLLRAIAGLENQAIVQGRIQCSGNIAWLAQQDSLYPWLSILDNVQLYQHLTHSKTKKTEEKARTLLRAVKMEQHLHKPCYQLSGGQRQRVALARTLMQDAEIILMDEPFSALDAVTRLQLQQLSHQLLADKTVLLITHDPQEALLLADKIYILHQQPVQLSPHICPQGKAPRDFSQEKLWQLQQYLFKQLMGEH